One genomic region from Quercus robur chromosome 4, dhQueRobu3.1, whole genome shotgun sequence encodes:
- the LOC126720443 gene encoding uncharacterized protein LOC126720443: MVIDISCLDKNLDLRLMLSTKRILTALTDDEMQSIRSLINSAVLDPDVKGGLRWPLGRTSSGGRYCVVGVWHTIAKDYKSSSLRLKVRHADRYDFRTSTGEATREINMKLKNIVSLLQEQEVEVSLVSEMLKDHLRLIWDHFLCCEHFLS, from the exons ATGGTCATAGACATATCATGCCTTGATAAAAATTTAGACCTAAGGCTGATGCTATCTACCAAGAGGATCTTAACAGCTCTCACT GATGATGAGATGCAAAGCATCAGAAGTCTTATTAATTCTGCAGTTCTAGATCCAGATGTGAAGGGTGGGTTGAGATGGCCTCTAGGGAGGACATCTTCTGGAGGTAGATATTGTGTGGTGGGGGTTTGGCACACAATAGCTAAAGATTATAAAAGTTCGTCATTGAGGCTAAAAGTGAGACATGCTGATCGATATGATTTTAGAACTTCAACTGGGGAAGCTACAAGAGAGATAAATATGAAGCTGAAAAACATTGTCTCATTATTACAG GAACAGGAGGTGGAGGTTAGTTTGGTTTCTGAGATGCTTAAAGACCACTTGAGGTTGATATGGGATCATTTTTTATGCTGTGAACattttttgtcatga